A stretch of Cyanobacterium sp. HL-69 DNA encodes these proteins:
- the rpsL gene encoding ribosomal protein S12: MPTIQQLIRSERSSIQKKTKSPALKECPQRRGVCTRVYTTTPKKPNSALRKVARVRLTSGFEVTAYIPGIGHNLQEHSVVLIRGGRVKDLPGVRYHIVRGTLDATGVKDRKQGRSKYGAKRPKA, translated from the coding sequence ATGCCAACTATTCAACAATTAATCCGGAGTGAAAGATCCTCCATCCAGAAAAAGACAAAATCTCCAGCATTAAAAGAATGTCCTCAGCGTCGTGGTGTTTGTACAAGGGTATATACCACCACCCCCAAAAAACCTAACTCTGCCCTCAGAAAGGTAGCAAGGGTTCGTTTAACTTCTGGGTTTGAAGTTACCGCTTATATTCCAGGTATTGGTCATAACCTTCAAGAACACTCTGTAGTATTGATCAGAGGCGGAAGAGTAAAAGATTTACCTGGTGTAAGATACCACATCGTTAGAGGAACACTAGATGCTACTGGTGTAAAGGACAGAAAACAAGGACGCTCTAAATATGGAGCAAAACGTCCTAAAGCATAA
- the rpsG gene encoding ribosomal protein S7, whose amino-acid sequence MSRRSKAKVVEVPPDAVYNSRLVSMTIRRIMKDGKKSLAASILYDAMAIIGERTGAEPMETFEQAIKNLTPLVEVKARRVGGATYQVPMEVRPSRGSSLALRWLIQFSRKRSGRTMSMKLANEIMDAANETGGAIKKREETHKMAEANKAFAHYRY is encoded by the coding sequence ATGTCTCGTAGAAGTAAAGCTAAAGTGGTGGAAGTTCCACCAGATGCAGTATATAACAGTCGTTTAGTCAGCATGACTATTCGTCGCATCATGAAAGATGGCAAAAAATCCTTAGCTGCCAGCATCTTATATGATGCCATGGCAATCATCGGTGAAAGAACTGGTGCTGAACCCATGGAAACTTTTGAACAAGCCATCAAAAACCTAACTCCCCTCGTGGAAGTTAAGGCCAGAAGGGTTGGTGGTGCAACCTATCAAGTCCCCATGGAAGTAAGACCTTCCCGTGGTAGTAGTCTTGCCCTCCGTTGGTTGATTCAATTCTCCCGCAAAAGAAGCGGTAGAACTATGTCCATGAAACTTGCTAACGAGATCATGGATGCTGCCAACGAAACTGGGGGAGCTATCAAGAAAAGAGAAGAAACCCACAAAATGGCAGAAGCAAACAAAGCATTTGCTCACTACAGATACTAA
- the fusA gene encoding translation elongation factor G: MTRSIPLEKIRNIGIAAHIDAGKTTTTERILFYSGIVHKIGEVHDGNAVTDWMEQERERGITITAAAISTDWQGHHINIIDTPGHVDFTIEVERSMRVLDGVIAVFCSVGGVQPQSETVWRQANRYHVPRVAFVNKMDRTGANFFRVCEQVKDRLQAPAIPIQIPLGSEDQFSGIVDLVRMKATIYEDDLGKQIKEIDIPHEVRELAEEYRGYLIEAIAESNEALLEKYLAEEEISEAEIKQAIRQGTIKGTLMPMLCGSAFKNKGVQLLLDAVVDYLPAPNEVPAIKGILPSGEEGERHAGDEEPFSALAFKVASDPFGRLTFLRIYSGVLTKGSYIYNSTKDTKERISRLIILKSNDRIEVEELRAGDLGAAIGLKNTTTGDTLCDDSESIILESLYVPEPVISVAVEPKTQQDMDKLSKALQSLSDEDPTFKVSINPETNQTVIAGMGELHLEILVDRMLREFKVGANVGQPQVAYRETIRKAVQTEGKFIRQSGGKGQYGHVVIEIEPGEEGSGFEFVSKITGGAIPKEYIPSVQQGIKEACESGIIAGYPLIDVKVALIDGSYHDVDSSEMAFKIAGSIAIRDAVKKAQPVLLEPTMKVEVEVPDNYVGDIIGDLNSRRGIIEGMETESSLAKVSAKVPLETMFGYATDIRSKTQGRGIFSMEFSKYSEVPENVAKGIITKNTGYV; the protein is encoded by the coding sequence GTGACCCGTTCCATTCCCCTAGAAAAAATTCGCAATATAGGCATTGCAGCCCATATTGATGCGGGAAAGACTACCACAACAGAGAGGATTTTATTCTACTCTGGTATCGTTCATAAAATAGGAGAAGTCCACGATGGCAATGCTGTCACCGACTGGATGGAACAAGAACGGGAAAGAGGAATCACCATCACCGCAGCGGCCATTAGTACCGATTGGCAAGGACATCATATTAATATCATTGATACTCCTGGTCACGTAGATTTCACCATCGAAGTAGAGCGCTCCATGCGAGTCTTAGATGGAGTAATTGCAGTATTTTGTTCTGTGGGTGGGGTTCAACCTCAGTCGGAAACCGTTTGGCGTCAAGCAAATCGTTATCATGTACCTCGTGTTGCTTTTGTGAACAAAATGGATCGCACCGGGGCTAACTTTTTCCGTGTTTGCGAACAGGTAAAAGATAGACTTCAAGCTCCTGCTATTCCTATTCAAATTCCCCTTGGCAGTGAAGATCAGTTTTCTGGCATTGTAGATTTGGTCAGAATGAAAGCCACAATTTATGAAGATGATTTGGGTAAACAAATCAAGGAAATTGATATTCCTCATGAGGTAAGAGAGTTAGCTGAGGAATATCGAGGTTATCTCATAGAGGCGATCGCCGAGTCAAACGAAGCCTTACTAGAAAAATATTTAGCAGAAGAAGAGATCAGCGAAGCCGAGATAAAACAAGCAATTCGCCAAGGTACTATCAAAGGTACTTTAATGCCTATGCTCTGCGGTTCTGCCTTCAAAAATAAAGGAGTCCAACTACTCCTAGACGCAGTGGTAGATTACCTTCCTGCCCCCAACGAAGTCCCTGCCATTAAAGGGATTTTGCCCAGTGGGGAAGAAGGAGAACGTCACGCAGGAGATGAGGAACCTTTCTCCGCCCTTGCTTTTAAAGTAGCCTCCGATCCTTTTGGTCGATTAACCTTCCTCAGAATATACTCTGGGGTTTTGACAAAAGGTAGCTATATTTACAACTCTACCAAAGATACCAAAGAGCGTATCTCTAGGTTAATTATTCTCAAATCCAACGACAGAATAGAGGTAGAAGAACTAAGGGCAGGAGATCTAGGCGCGGCGATCGGCTTGAAAAATACCACCACAGGTGATACACTATGTGATGATAGTGAGTCGATTATTCTCGAATCTCTCTATGTGCCTGAGCCTGTAATCTCAGTGGCGGTAGAACCAAAAACTCAGCAAGACATGGATAAATTGTCTAAGGCCTTGCAGTCTCTTTCTGACGAAGATCCTACCTTCAAAGTTAGTATCAATCCCGAAACTAACCAAACGGTAATCGCAGGAATGGGTGAGTTGCATTTAGAAATTCTGGTGGATCGGATGTTACGGGAATTTAAAGTGGGAGCTAACGTGGGACAACCTCAAGTAGCCTACCGAGAAACAATCCGTAAAGCCGTGCAAACAGAGGGTAAATTTATTCGTCAGAGTGGTGGTAAAGGGCAATATGGTCATGTGGTGATCGAAATTGAGCCAGGAGAGGAAGGAAGTGGTTTTGAATTTGTCTCCAAGATTACTGGGGGTGCGATTCCTAAAGAGTACATTCCTTCTGTGCAACAGGGTATCAAAGAAGCCTGTGAATCTGGTATCATAGCTGGTTATCCCCTCATCGATGTAAAAGTCGCTTTGATTGATGGTTCTTACCATGACGTGGATTCTTCCGAAATGGCGTTTAAAATTGCTGGGTCCATCGCAATTAGAGATGCAGTGAAGAAAGCACAACCAGTCTTACTAGAGCCCACGATGAAGGTTGAGGTGGAAGTACCCGACAATTATGTTGGTGACATTATCGGAGATCTCAATTCTCGTCGAGGCATTATCGAAGGAATGGAAACAGAAAGCTCCCTTGCTAAGGTGTCAGCAAAAGTTCCCCTAGAAACTATGTTCGGTTATGCCACAGATATTCGTTCTAAGACCCAAGGACGTGGTATATTTAGCATGGAATTCAGTAAATACTCTGAAGTTCCCGAAAATGTAGCTAAAGGTATTATTACCAAAAATACAGGATACGTATAA
- the tuf gene encoding elongation factor Tuf has translation MAREKFERTKPHVNIGTIGHVDHGKTTLTAAITLTLSAAGQAKARKYDEIDAAPEEKARGITINTAHVEYETPGRHYAHVDCPGHADYVKNMITGAAQMDGAILVVSAADGPMPQTREHILLARQVGVPNLAVFLNKQDQVDDEELLELVELEVRELLSEYGFDGDNIPIVSGSALKAVEQMTANAKTQKGENEWTDKIWTLMDEVDNYIPTPERDVDKPFLMAVEDVFSITGRGTVATGRIERGRVKVGETVELVGIRDTRNTTVTGVEMFQKTLDEGMAGDNVGLLLRGVQKEDIERGMVLAKPSSITPHTTFEAEVYVLKKEEGGRHTPFFPGYRPQFYVRTTDVTGTISDFTADDGSAAEMVMPGDRIKMTVDLINPIAIEQGMRFAIREGGRTIGAGAVAKILK, from the coding sequence ATGGCACGGGAAAAATTTGAAAGAACGAAACCTCACGTTAATATTGGTACCATCGGTCACGTTGACCATGGTAAAACTACCCTCACTGCAGCTATTACCTTAACTCTATCTGCTGCTGGTCAGGCAAAAGCTCGTAAATATGATGAAATCGATGCTGCTCCTGAAGAAAAAGCACGGGGTATCACCATCAACACCGCTCACGTTGAATATGAAACTCCTGGTCGTCACTACGCCCACGTTGACTGTCCTGGACACGCTGACTATGTTAAAAACATGATCACTGGTGCTGCTCAAATGGACGGAGCTATCTTGGTTGTATCTGCAGCTGATGGCCCTATGCCCCAAACTCGTGAGCATATCCTCTTGGCTAGACAGGTTGGTGTACCTAACCTTGCTGTGTTCTTAAACAAACAAGACCAAGTAGATGATGAAGAGTTATTGGAATTGGTTGAGTTAGAAGTTCGTGAACTTTTAAGCGAATACGGTTTTGATGGTGACAATATTCCCATCGTTTCTGGTTCTGCTCTAAAAGCTGTAGAACAAATGACCGCCAATGCTAAAACCCAGAAGGGTGAAAATGAGTGGACCGATAAAATCTGGACTCTCATGGATGAAGTAGATAACTACATCCCCACCCCTGAGCGTGACGTTGACAAGCCTTTCTTGATGGCTGTAGAAGACGTATTCTCCATCACTGGTCGTGGTACCGTTGCAACCGGTCGTATCGAACGTGGTAGAGTTAAAGTTGGCGAAACCGTAGAATTAGTAGGCATTCGTGACACTCGTAACACCACTGTAACTGGTGTGGAAATGTTCCAAAAAACTTTGGACGAAGGTATGGCTGGAGACAACGTAGGTTTATTACTTCGTGGTGTTCAAAAAGAAGATATTGAGCGTGGTATGGTATTGGCTAAACCCTCTTCTATCACTCCTCACACCACTTTTGAAGCTGAGGTTTATGTACTCAAGAAAGAAGAAGGTGGTCGTCATACTCCTTTCTTCCCTGGATACCGTCCTCAGTTCTACGTTCGTACTACCGACGTAACCGGAACCATCAGTGACTTCACCGCCGATGATGGTAGTGCTGCTGAAATGGTAATGCCTGGCGATCGCATCAAAATGACCGTTGATTTAATCAACCCCATTGCGATCGAACAAGGAATGCGTTTTGCTATTCGTGAAGGTGGTCGTACCATCGGTGCGGGTGCTGTAGCCAAAATTTTAAAGTAG
- the rpsJ gene encoding SSU ribosomal protein S10 RpsJ translates to MATLQQQKIRIRLKAFDRRLLDTSCTKIVETANRTNAQPVGPIPLPTKRKIYCVLRSPHVDKDSREHFETRTHRRVIDIYQPSSKTIDALMKLDLPAGVDIEVKL, encoded by the coding sequence ATGGCAACCTTACAACAACAAAAAATTCGTATTCGCTTAAAAGCATTTGACCGTCGCTTACTTGATACTTCTTGTACAAAAATTGTTGAGACTGCTAATCGTACCAATGCTCAACCAGTAGGTCCTATTCCTCTCCCCACAAAACGTAAAATCTACTGTGTACTCAGATCTCCCCACGTTGACAAAGATTCCAGAGAACACTTTGAAACTCGTACTCACCGTCGTGTTATCGATATTTATCAACCCTCCTCAAAAACCATTGATGCTTTGATGAAATTAGACTTGCCTGCTGGGGTTGACATCGAAGTAAAACTATAA
- the rpmI gene encoding LSU ribosomal protein L35 RpmI, producing the protein MPKVKTKKSAAKRFRITGSGKKIMRRKANKNHLLEHKSAEQKRRRLSNMALVHESDEKEVRLMLPYGTK; encoded by the coding sequence ATGCCTAAAGTAAAAACTAAAAAATCCGCTGCTAAACGTTTTCGCATTACTGGAAGCGGAAAAAAAATCATGCGCCGTAAAGCAAACAAAAATCACTTACTAGAACATAAAAGTGCAGAGCAAAAACGTCGTCGTCTTAGCAACATGGCTTTAGTTCATGAAAGTGATGAGAAAGAAGTACGTTTAATGCTTCCTTACGGTACTAAGTAG
- the rplT gene encoding LSU ribosomal protein L20 RplT, which yields MSRVKRGNVARKRRNKILKLAKGYRGSHSKLFRIANQQVMKALRNAYRDRRKKKRDFRRLWITRVNAAARMNGISYSQLIYKLDKANISLNRKMLALLAVQDMDAFKKVVELALQA from the coding sequence ATGAGTAGAGTAAAAAGAGGTAACGTCGCCCGTAAAAGACGTAATAAAATTTTAAAACTAGCAAAAGGTTATAGAGGTTCTCACTCTAAGCTATTCCGTATTGCTAATCAACAGGTTATGAAAGCGTTACGTAATGCTTATCGTGACCGTCGTAAGAAAAAAAGAGATTTTCGTCGTCTATGGATTACCCGTGTAAATGCAGCGGCTAGAATGAACGGTATTAGCTACAGTCAATTAATTTATAAATTAGATAAAGCTAATATCTCTCTTAACCGTAAAATGTTAGCTCTTTTAGCGGTTCAAGATATGGACGCATTTAAAAAGGTAGTAGAATTAGCGCTTCAAGCCTAG
- the hpnP gene encoding hopanoid 2-methyltransferase HpnP — translation MKALLVYPIFPPTFWSYEKILELVNRKVLLPPLGLVTVAGILPQEWEFKLVDRNIRAVREEEWAWADVVIMSAMIVQKEDLIDQIKEAKSRGKLVAVGGPYPTSVPHELEEAGADFFVLDEGEITLPMFVEAIEKGETSGVFRTTEKPDVSYTPIPRFDLLELDAYDSMSVQFSRGCPFQCEFCDIIVLYGRKPRTKTPEQLLKELDYLYELGWRRSVFMVDDNFIGNKRNVKLLLKALKEWQQEHQYPFRFNTEASVDLADDPELMELMVDCYFDAVFLGIETPDEDSLAMTKKFQNTRSSLTDAVDKIIRTGLRPMAGFIIGFDGEEKGAGDRIVRFAEQVGIPTTTFAMLQALPNTALWHRLEKEGRLGAGKYGNINQTTLMNFVPTRPVEDIANEYVDAFWRLYDPHAYLDRTYRCFLKLGAPKAHPPAKLPTLVDLKALAIVIWRQGIKRDTRWKFWHHLFSIIKNNPGVWEHYLTLCAHNEHFLEYREIVKNDINVQLEEYLGNYPSSDDVVNDEQQLVA, via the coding sequence ATGAAAGCTCTTTTAGTTTATCCAATTTTTCCGCCGACTTTTTGGTCTTACGAGAAAATCTTAGAATTAGTTAATCGCAAGGTTTTATTGCCTCCTTTGGGCTTAGTGACCGTGGCAGGCATACTACCTCAAGAATGGGAATTTAAGCTGGTAGATCGCAATATTAGAGCGGTTAGAGAAGAAGAATGGGCATGGGCTGATGTGGTCATCATGTCAGCGATGATTGTTCAAAAAGAGGATTTAATTGACCAAATTAAGGAAGCAAAAAGTCGGGGTAAATTAGTGGCGGTAGGGGGACCTTATCCTACCTCCGTGCCCCATGAGTTAGAGGAAGCGGGAGCAGACTTTTTTGTTTTGGATGAAGGGGAAATCACTTTACCGATGTTTGTAGAGGCGATCGAGAAAGGTGAAACTTCTGGAGTATTTCGTACCACAGAAAAACCTGATGTGTCTTATACCCCGATTCCTCGTTTCGATTTGTTGGAATTGGATGCCTATGATTCCATGTCGGTGCAATTTTCGAGGGGTTGTCCTTTCCAGTGTGAATTTTGCGATATTATCGTTCTTTATGGTCGTAAGCCACGGACAAAAACCCCTGAGCAGTTATTAAAAGAGTTGGACTATCTCTATGAGTTGGGCTGGCGCCGTAGTGTGTTTATGGTGGATGATAATTTCATCGGCAATAAGCGTAATGTGAAGTTGTTGTTAAAAGCTCTCAAGGAATGGCAACAGGAGCATCAATATCCTTTCCGCTTCAATACGGAGGCTTCGGTGGATTTGGCGGATGATCCTGAATTGATGGAGTTGATGGTGGACTGTTATTTTGATGCGGTATTCTTGGGCATAGAAACCCCAGACGAGGATAGTTTAGCCATGACTAAGAAGTTTCAAAATACCCGTAGTTCGTTGACTGATGCGGTAGATAAAATTATTCGCACTGGATTACGTCCTATGGCTGGTTTTATTATTGGTTTTGATGGGGAAGAAAAGGGTGCGGGCGATCGCATTGTGCGCTTTGCCGAACAAGTAGGCATTCCCACTACCACCTTCGCCATGTTACAAGCATTACCCAACACCGCTTTATGGCATCGTTTGGAGAAAGAAGGACGCTTAGGGGCAGGAAAGTATGGCAACATTAACCAGACTACCCTCATGAATTTTGTACCCACTCGCCCCGTGGAGGACATTGCCAATGAATATGTAGATGCTTTTTGGCGACTTTATGATCCCCATGCTTACCTAGATAGGACTTATCGTTGTTTTCTGAAGTTAGGCGCCCCCAAGGCTCATCCCCCTGCAAAACTACCTACCCTCGTCGATCTAAAGGCCTTGGCGATCGTTATATGGCGCCAAGGAATAAAAAGAGATACCCGTTGGAAGTTTTGGCACCACCTCTTTAGTATTATCAAAAATAATCCGGGAGTATGGGAGCATTATCTGACTCTGTGCGCCCACAATGAGCATTTCTTGGAATATAGAGAAATCGTGAAAAATGATATTAATGTCCAGTTAGAAGAATATTTAGGTAATTATCCTTCCTCTGATGATGTTGTCAATGATGAACAACAATTGGTAGCCTAA
- the ftsH-2 gene encoding cell division protease FtsH — protein sequence MLNNNSRKRKKSNRVLTLIISSLLWGQTLVTGAGVAVAQNREENQQFSYSELLTRIDAGEVERIQIDPETNVARVFLAGGEEDNPEIVYLFNDNRELISLIRDKDIDFAVQSSGASASAVISSVQLALLLFLIIGLFVLIRKSANSAAGAMSFGKSKAKFQMESQTGVEFRDVAGVEEAKEELQEVVTFLKTPDKFTAIGARIPRGLLLVGPPGTGKTLLAKAIAGEAEVPFFSISGSEFVEMFVGVGASRVRDLFRKAKENAPCLVFIDEIDAVGRQRGSGIGGGNDEREQTLNQLLTEMDGFEGNSGIIVIAATNRPDVLDSALLRPGRFDRQVIVDYPDLEGRLGILDVHAADKKVNEEVDLKAIAQRTPGFSGADLANLLNEAAILTARKRKDSITMAEIDQAIDRVIAGMEGTPLVDSKSKRLIAYHEVGHAVVATLTPGHDPVEKITLIPRGQARGLTWFTPDEEQGLVSRSQLFARITGLLGGRAAEEMIFGEDEVTTGASNDIERVTSLARQIVTKFGMSDLGPIALEGDEQPVFLGNDSMSRTEYSQDIAQKIDLQIRAIVNQCHENAKNIINEYRPAIDYLVDLLIENETLDRQTFEKALGVHGK from the coding sequence ATGTTAAATAATAATTCCCGTAAAAGAAAAAAATCTAATCGAGTCCTTACCCTAATCATTAGTAGTCTTTTGTGGGGGCAAACCCTCGTCACAGGGGCAGGAGTTGCTGTGGCACAAAATCGAGAGGAAAATCAACAGTTTAGTTATAGTGAACTACTCACAAGAATTGATGCAGGGGAGGTTGAGAGAATCCAAATAGATCCAGAAACCAATGTGGCAAGGGTTTTTTTAGCAGGGGGAGAGGAAGATAACCCTGAAATTGTTTATTTATTTAATGATAATCGTGAGTTAATTAGTCTCATCAGAGACAAAGACATTGATTTTGCGGTGCAGTCTTCAGGGGCTTCTGCTTCGGCGGTTATAAGTAGTGTACAGTTGGCATTATTGTTATTTTTAATCATTGGTCTATTCGTCTTAATTCGTAAATCAGCCAATTCGGCGGCGGGAGCCATGAGTTTTGGTAAGTCCAAGGCCAAATTTCAGATGGAATCTCAGACGGGGGTTGAGTTTAGGGATGTAGCAGGGGTTGAGGAAGCCAAGGAAGAATTACAAGAGGTGGTAACTTTCCTTAAAACCCCCGATAAATTTACAGCTATTGGGGCAAGGATTCCGAGGGGTTTATTGTTGGTAGGGCCCCCTGGCACAGGTAAAACTTTGTTGGCAAAGGCGATCGCAGGGGAGGCTGAAGTACCGTTTTTTAGTATTTCTGGCTCAGAATTTGTGGAGATGTTTGTGGGAGTTGGAGCTTCAAGGGTAAGAGATTTGTTCCGTAAAGCCAAGGAAAACGCCCCTTGTTTGGTGTTCATCGATGAAATTGATGCGGTGGGCAGACAGCGTGGCAGTGGCATTGGTGGGGGTAATGATGAGCGAGAGCAAACCCTTAATCAATTGTTGACAGAAATGGATGGTTTTGAGGGCAATTCAGGGATTATCGTTATCGCTGCTACTAATCGCCCTGATGTTCTGGATAGTGCTTTGTTACGTCCAGGACGTTTTGATCGTCAGGTGATTGTGGATTATCCTGATTTAGAAGGACGTTTAGGTATTTTAGATGTCCACGCCGCTGATAAGAAAGTTAATGAAGAAGTAGATTTAAAGGCGATCGCCCAGCGCACCCCTGGATTTTCTGGGGCAGATCTTGCCAACCTACTCAATGAAGCGGCCATCCTTACCGCCCGTAAACGCAAAGACTCCATTACCATGGCAGAAATAGATCAAGCCATCGACCGAGTGATTGCAGGGATGGAAGGGACCCCCCTTGTGGATAGCAAAAGTAAACGATTAATCGCTTACCATGAAGTCGGACACGCCGTAGTCGCCACCCTCACCCCTGGCCATGATCCCGTAGAAAAAATTACCCTCATTCCCCGAGGACAAGCCAGAGGCTTAACTTGGTTTACCCCCGATGAAGAGCAGGGCTTGGTATCCCGTAGTCAATTATTTGCTCGTATTACGGGTTTATTGGGGGGTAGAGCTGCCGAAGAAATGATCTTTGGGGAAGATGAAGTAACCACAGGAGCGAGTAATGATATTGAGCGTGTCACCAGTTTAGCTCGTCAAATTGTCACTAAATTTGGGATGTCTGATTTAGGACCCATTGCCCTTGAGGGGGATGAACAACCCGTTTTCCTCGGCAATGACTCTATGAGTCGTACGGAATATTCTCAGGACATAGCCCAAAAAATTGACTTACAAATTAGAGCGATTGTGAATCAGTGTCATGAAAATGCTAAAAATATTATTAATGAATATCGCCCCGCCATTGATTATTTAGTAGATCTTTTAATTGAGAATGAAACCCTTGACCGTCAAACCTTTGAAAAGGCTTTAGGGGTTCACGGGAAATAA
- a CDS encoding toxin-antitoxin system antidote component — protein MRTNIDLDDKLVEEAFSLTNVRTKKELVNLALKELIRNKKKLNLLDLSGKIDFVEDYNYKEFR, from the coding sequence ATGAGAACAAACATTGATCTCGATGATAAATTGGTTGAAGAAGCGTTTAGTTTGACCAATGTTAGAACAAAAAAAGAGTTAGTGAATTTGGCTTTAAAAGAATTAATTCGGAATAAAAAAAAGTTAAATTTATTAGATCTTAGTGGAAAAATTGATTTTGTGGAGGACTATAACTATAAAGAATTTAGATAA
- a CDS encoding toxin-antitoxin system MvpA family toxin component, with product MYLIDTSTLVNIFRDKSNILKTKLENHIQDEAIFLTHFTQMELLQGAKNEQEWQLLKLYLCQQDYILENPDNFVHSARIFYELRRKGLTVRSIVDCYIAQLALRHDLILIHNDKDFETIKKICPLKTFVFDQ from the coding sequence ATGTATTTAATTGATACTTCTACATTAGTAAATATTTTTAGAGATAAAAGTAATATATTAAAGACGAAATTAGAAAATCATATCCAAGATGAGGCGATTTTTTTAACCCATTTTACGCAAATGGAATTATTACAGGGGGCAAAAAACGAACAAGAATGGCAACTATTAAAACTTTATCTTTGTCAACAAGACTATATTTTGGAAAATCCTGATAACTTTGTTCATTCCGCTCGAATTTTTTATGAATTAAGACGTAAAGGACTCACCGTAAGAAGTATTGTTGACTGTTATATTGCTCAATTAGCTCTTCGTCATGACCTAATTTTAATCCACAATGATAAGGATTTTGAAACTATCAAAAAAATTTGCCCTCTAAAAACTTTTGTTTTTGATCAATAA
- the jag gene encoding spoIIIJ-associated protein, whose amino-acid sequence MDEQVQRGKQWLEILLKLMNIPADVQLGRVEENDKQGVSCWLTIDEANLDQGQINALVGKKGDTIDAVQYLANSLLNIGLGDTAPCFFTVELNGYRIRRQAELVAIAQSAAARVRDTGTPEEIKYLSSVERRQIHSILESSDDLTTESQGNEPERRLIVKLR is encoded by the coding sequence ATGGATGAACAAGTCCAACGGGGCAAACAGTGGTTGGAAATTCTACTTAAGTTGATGAATATTCCTGCGGATGTGCAACTGGGTAGGGTGGAGGAAAATGACAAACAGGGGGTTTCCTGTTGGTTAACCATTGATGAGGCTAATCTTGATCAAGGTCAGATTAACGCTTTGGTGGGTAAGAAAGGGGATACTATCGATGCGGTTCAATATTTGGCTAATTCTTTATTAAATATTGGTTTGGGTGATACTGCTCCTTGTTTTTTTACTGTGGAGTTGAATGGCTATCGCATTCGTCGTCAAGCGGAATTAGTGGCGATCGCCCAAAGTGCTGCTGCTAGAGTCAGAGACACCGGCACCCCAGAGGAAATTAAATATTTATCCTCCGTAGAAAGGCGACAAATCCACAGTATTCTCGAATCTTCTGATGATTTAACCACCGAAAGTCAGGGTAATGAACCTGAACGGCGATTAATTGTCAAATTACGTTAG